From Humibacter ginsenosidimutans, a single genomic window includes:
- a CDS encoding PP2C family protein-serine/threonine phosphatase: MTQIGRSSKRHHVAVPGGDGARITLAWAALTDKGYRRAVNEDSLIAKSPIFAVADGMGGHSAGDIASAAVVSRLAERVSASFVDERAIDSALRAAVVDMEKSAGQTDLGTGTTVTGFALTTADGAPNWLVFNIGDSRVYELEEGELRQLTVDHSIVQELLDAGAITPAEAEVHPHSNVITRAVGFNEDPVPDFALVPIVAGTRLLACSDGLTKELTEHGIRHFLTVGTSPLDAAGQLMDAALGNGGRDNVTVVVVDVLETPESPRPSGRRGAKKR, translated from the coding sequence GTGACCCAGATCGGGCGAAGCAGCAAACGCCACCATGTGGCCGTGCCCGGCGGAGACGGCGCCCGCATCACGCTGGCCTGGGCGGCATTGACGGACAAGGGTTACCGGCGCGCCGTCAACGAGGACAGCCTGATCGCCAAGTCGCCCATCTTCGCCGTGGCGGACGGGATGGGCGGGCACAGCGCAGGCGACATCGCGAGCGCCGCCGTCGTGAGCAGGCTGGCGGAACGGGTGTCCGCCTCGTTCGTCGACGAGCGCGCGATCGACTCCGCTCTCCGAGCCGCCGTCGTCGACATGGAGAAGAGCGCGGGCCAGACCGATCTGGGCACGGGAACCACCGTGACGGGCTTCGCGCTGACCACGGCCGACGGCGCTCCGAACTGGCTCGTGTTCAACATCGGCGACTCGCGCGTCTACGAACTCGAGGAGGGTGAGCTGCGGCAGCTCACCGTCGATCACTCCATCGTGCAGGAGCTTCTCGACGCGGGCGCGATCACTCCGGCGGAGGCCGAGGTGCATCCGCACTCGAACGTCATCACCCGTGCCGTCGGCTTCAACGAAGACCCCGTGCCCGACTTCGCGCTGGTCCCCATCGTGGCCGGAACGCGGCTGCTCGCCTGCTCCGACGGGTTGACGAAGGAGCTCACCGAGCACGGCATCCGGCATTTCCTCACCGTCGGCACCAGCCCGCTCGATGCCGCAGGGCAGCTGATGGACGCCGCACTCGGCAACGGCGGCCGCGACAACGTCACCGTCGTGGTCGTCGACGTCCTCGAGACTCCCGAATCGCCGCGACCGAGCGGGCGCAGGGGCGCGAAGAAGCGCTGA
- a CDS encoding serine/threonine-protein kinase, translating to MAKRLPSAPPNLPGFTYVRALGAGGFADVFLYEQNMPRRQVAVKVLLAEVVTPSVRSMFQIEANLMAQLSAHPAVLTVYQASVAADGRPYIVMELCSPQLGQRYRVEPLSVPEALSVGIRIAGAVETAHRAGMLHRDVKPSNILTTAYGHPVLSDFGIAATVGDAELADAVGMSVPWSAPEVLADDTSGTVASEVWSLGATIYSLIAGRSPFEVVGTDNTTAQLIGRIQRAKPQPIDRADVPPRLEAVLGRTMAKKPEARQQSVIELIRDLQSIEAELGFAPTPADVPSDGWVAAIPSADDDRTVVRPFAREERRRFRIDGAASGATPAQSRETGASTRPRASTRLSVGAVSLIAACAVLAAAFVVTLAIVLTRAGSTADIPVVRNIDGRVTAEGIRFHWDDPGIAHGDEYQVSVDGAAPSLQQSTSFTVDSAARRVCLTVTVNRSGRTGEQSIPKCVDPAGDQ from the coding sequence ATGGCCAAGCGGCTGCCCTCCGCGCCGCCCAACCTGCCCGGATTCACCTACGTGCGCGCGCTCGGCGCCGGCGGCTTCGCCGACGTCTTTCTCTACGAGCAGAACATGCCGCGCAGGCAGGTGGCGGTGAAGGTGCTGCTCGCCGAGGTGGTGACGCCGAGCGTTCGCTCGATGTTCCAGATCGAGGCGAACCTGATGGCGCAGCTGAGCGCGCATCCTGCCGTGCTCACGGTGTATCAGGCGAGCGTGGCCGCCGACGGCCGGCCCTACATCGTCATGGAACTGTGCTCGCCGCAGCTCGGTCAGCGCTACCGCGTCGAGCCGTTGTCGGTGCCCGAGGCGCTCTCCGTCGGCATCCGCATCGCCGGTGCCGTCGAGACGGCGCACCGGGCGGGCATGCTGCACCGCGACGTGAAGCCGTCGAACATCCTCACCACCGCGTACGGGCATCCGGTGCTCTCCGACTTCGGCATCGCCGCGACCGTCGGCGACGCGGAACTGGCGGATGCCGTCGGCATGTCCGTGCCCTGGTCGGCTCCCGAGGTGCTCGCCGACGACACCTCGGGCACCGTCGCCAGCGAGGTGTGGTCGCTCGGGGCGACGATCTATTCGCTGATCGCCGGACGCTCGCCGTTCGAGGTGGTGGGCACCGACAACACCACGGCACAGCTCATCGGCCGGATCCAGCGTGCGAAGCCGCAACCCATCGATCGTGCCGACGTGCCGCCTCGGCTCGAGGCGGTGCTGGGTCGCACCATGGCCAAGAAGCCCGAGGCGCGACAGCAGTCGGTGATCGAGCTCATCCGCGACCTGCAGTCGATCGAGGCGGAGCTGGGCTTCGCACCGACCCCCGCCGATGTACCGTCAGACGGTTGGGTCGCAGCCATCCCGTCGGCTGATGACGACCGCACCGTGGTGCGTCCGTTCGCGCGCGAGGAGCGGCGCAGGTTCAGGATCGACGGAGCGGCATCGGGCGCGACCCCCGCGCAGTCGCGCGAGACCGGCGCGTCGACCCGGCCACGGGCATCCACTCGTCTCAGCGTCGGAGCCGTGTCTCTCATCGCCGCCTGCGCCGTGCTGGCAGCGGCGTTCGTGGTCACACTGGCGATCGTGCTCACGCGCGCTGGCTCGACGGCCGACATTCCCGTGGTGCGCAACATCGACGGGCGCGTCACGGCAGAGGGCATCCGGTTCCACTGGGACGACCCCGGCATCGCCCACGGCGACGAGTACCAGGTGAGCGTCGATGGCGCGGCGCCGAGCCTGCAGCAGAGCACGTCGTTCACCGTCGACTCGGCCGCTCGCCGGGTCTGCCTCACGGTGACGGTCAACAGATCGGGGCGAACGGGGGAACAGAGCATCCCGAAGTGCGTCGACCCGGCGGGGGACCAGTGA